From the genome of Psychrilyobacter atlanticus DSM 19335, one region includes:
- the grdD gene encoding glycine/sarcosine/betaine reductase complex component C subunit alpha, whose amino-acid sequence MSLDIKKMIGESFLDIANAMETGSFGKKICVGITTIGSEHGVENIVKGAEKAALSGDFDVVLIGPKVETALRVVEANTEAEAHKRMEELIDAKEINSAVTMHYSFPIGTSTIGRVVTPAFGNDMLIGTTTGTSATNRTEAMFKNSLYGIATAKAIGIANPTVGILNVDSSRAVERSLRKLADNGYAINFGESRRADGGTIMRGNDLLMGSSDVMVTDSLTGNILMKMFSSYSTGGSYEANGYGYGPGVSFDMKRTILILSRASGVPVVEGAIKYAALLGKNDLAAIVSKEYEMIKKAGYEDILASFVEAPKKPVEEFVKPEKEVVTAQVSGIDIMDLDDAALELMRNGIYAEAGMGCTGPIILVNDANKEKAIVILGENEYIAVEKTSC is encoded by the coding sequence ATGTCTTTAGATATTAAAAAAATGATAGGTGAAAGCTTTTTAGATATAGCCAATGCCATGGAAACAGGGTCATTTGGAAAGAAAATCTGTGTAGGAATAACTACAATTGGTAGTGAGCACGGAGTAGAAAACATCGTTAAAGGTGCTGAAAAAGCAGCTTTAAGTGGTGACTTTGATGTAGTTTTAATCGGACCTAAAGTAGAGACAGCTTTAAGAGTTGTAGAAGCTAATACAGAAGCAGAAGCGCATAAAAGAATGGAAGAATTAATCGACGCAAAAGAGATCAATTCAGCTGTAACTATGCACTACAGTTTCCCAATAGGAACTTCTACAATAGGTAGAGTAGTAACACCTGCTTTTGGAAACGATATGTTAATAGGAACTACAACAGGAACATCAGCTACTAACAGAACAGAAGCTATGTTTAAGAACTCACTTTATGGAATAGCAACAGCTAAAGCAATTGGAATAGCTAATCCTACTGTTGGAATCTTAAATGTAGACAGCTCAAGAGCTGTAGAAAGATCTCTTAGAAAATTAGCTGACAATGGTTACGCAATTAACTTTGGTGAATCTAGAAGAGCAGATGGTGGAACAATCATGAGAGGAAATGACCTTTTAATGGGATCATCAGATGTAATGGTAACTGATAGTTTAACAGGAAATATTCTTATGAAGATGTTTTCTTCTTACTCAACAGGTGGATCTTATGAAGCAAACGGATATGGATATGGTCCAGGAGTATCATTTGATATGAAGAGAACTATATTAATCTTATCTAGAGCATCAGGAGTACCTGTAGTAGAAGGAGCAATAAAATATGCTGCACTATTAGGAAAAAATGATCTTGCTGCAATCGTAAGCAAAGAATATGAGATGATAAAAAAAGCAGGATATGAAGATATCTTAGCTAGTTTTGTTGAAGCACCTAAAAAACCAGTAGAAGAATTTGTAAAACCAGAAAAAGAAGTAGTAACAGCGCAAGTATCAGGAATAGATATTATGGACTTAGATGATGCAGCATTAGAACTTATGAGAAATGGGATCTATGCAGAAGCAGGAATGGGTTGTACAGGACCAATCATCTTAGTTAATGATGCTAACAAAGAGAAAGCAATTGTTATCTTAGGAGAAAATGAATATATCGCAGTAGAAAAAACTAGCTGCTAA
- the grdC gene encoding glycine/sarcosine/betaine reductase complex component C subunit beta: protein MNFAVLKGAAYCLVHTPDMILHNGTTQTVEKHTNPDSEYLKNIRNSYRTYEEVVNYGPNQTYIGNMTPEKLKEVGMPFVGKNIEGSSNKGKFGEILAQKEFIVMVKLADVFDLVLLETAFLADAVEAYRNYEFYSEADEAQLSKGHDFSVIEALVNEEGAEGLYHEDKLVGCVKRAHDVDSNLSSHVIFENLVVKASGILAFKNLIARNNIDPTTIDYVIECSEEACGDMNQRGGGNFAKAIAEASGAVNATGSDLRGFCAAPTHSLINAASLVKAGTYKNVVVVAGGATAKLGMNGKDHVKKDLPILEDTLGAFAILISENDGVSPVINTDFVGRHTVGTGSSPQAVISSLVIEPLERAGLKITDVDKYSVEMQNPDVTKPAGAGDVPEGNYKMIGACGVKKGHIEKKAMKDFVVNNGMVGWAPTQGHIPSGVPYLGFAMDELTTGELNRVMVVGKGSLFLGRMTNLFDGVSIMVERNTGVTEEAGKVSKDEINTMIAEAMKNFASQFLG from the coding sequence ATGAATTTTGCAGTTTTAAAAGGAGCAGCATATTGTTTAGTGCATACTCCAGACATGATCTTACACAATGGAACTACACAAACAGTTGAAAAACATACTAACCCGGATTCTGAATATTTAAAAAATATCAGAAACAGTTATAGAACTTATGAAGAAGTAGTAAACTACGGACCTAACCAAACTTACATTGGAAATATGACTCCTGAAAAATTAAAAGAAGTTGGAATGCCATTCGTAGGTAAAAATATTGAAGGTTCTTCAAACAAAGGTAAATTCGGAGAGATCTTAGCTCAAAAAGAATTTATCGTAATGGTTAAATTAGCTGACGTTTTCGACTTAGTATTATTAGAAACAGCATTCTTAGCTGACGCAGTAGAAGCATATAGAAACTATGAGTTCTATTCTGAAGCTGACGAAGCTCAATTAAGCAAAGGTCATGATTTCTCTGTAATCGAAGCTTTAGTAAATGAAGAGGGAGCAGAAGGATTATACCATGAAGATAAATTAGTTGGATGTGTTAAGAGAGCTCATGATGTAGACTCTAACTTAAGTTCACATGTAATATTTGAAAACTTAGTTGTAAAAGCATCTGGAATCTTAGCATTTAAAAACTTAATTGCAAGAAACAACATCGATCCTACAACTATCGACTATGTAATCGAATGTTCAGAAGAAGCTTGTGGAGATATGAACCAAAGAGGTGGAGGAAACTTCGCTAAAGCTATCGCAGAAGCATCTGGAGCAGTAAATGCAACTGGATCAGACCTTAGAGGATTCTGTGCAGCACCTACTCATTCATTAATAAACGCAGCATCATTAGTAAAAGCTGGAACGTACAAGAACGTTGTAGTAGTTGCAGGTGGAGCTACAGCAAAATTAGGAATGAACGGTAAAGACCATGTTAAAAAAGACTTACCTATCTTAGAGGATACATTAGGAGCATTTGCTATCTTAATCTCTGAAAATGACGGAGTTAGTCCAGTAATCAATACTGATTTCGTAGGTAGACATACTGTAGGAACAGGATCTTCACCTCAAGCAGTTATCTCATCATTAGTAATCGAGCCATTAGAAAGAGCTGGATTAAAAATCACAGATGTAGATAAGTACTCAGTAGAGATGCAAAACCCAGATGTTACAAAACCAGCAGGAGCAGGAGATGTACCTGAAGGAAACTACAAGATGATCGGAGCTTGTGGAGTTAAGAAAGGACATATCGAAAAGAAAGCTATGAAAGATTTCGTTGTAAATAACGGAATGGTTGGATGGGCACCTACACAAGGTCATATCCCTTCAGGAGTACCTTACTTAGGATTTGCTATGGATGAATTAACTACAGGTGAGTTAAACAGAGTAATGGTAGTAGGAAAAGGATCATTATTCTTAGGAAGAATGACTAACTTATTCGATGGTGTATCTATCATGGTAGAGAGAAACACAGGTGTTACAGAGGAAGCAGGAAAAGTTTCTAAAGATGAAATCAATACAATGATTGCAGAAGCTATGAAAAACTTTGCCTCTCAATTCTTAGGTTAA
- the grdB gene encoding glycine reductase complex selenoprotein B, whose product MNKIKVVHYINQFFAGIGGEEKADIKPEFRNEIVGPGSALMQQFGEEAEIVGTVICGDSYLNENVEEATKEILEMVKAAKPDLFIAGPAFNAGRYGVACGTIAKAVKEELGIPVVTAMYIENPGVDMYRKDLHIVSTTNSAAGMRKAIKPLAALALKLGKKEVIGSPAEEGYHVRGVRQNYFAEKVGAERAVDMLVNKLKGEEFVTEYPMPLFDNVEPGKAIKDLSTAKIALVTSGGMVPSGNPDRIEASSAQKYGRYELENMGETAHGGFDPTYANDDPNVVVPTDALRQFEAEGVIGSIHPYYYSTTGNGTSVKNSKAFAAEFTKELVAAGVDGVILTSTUGTCTRCGATMVKEIEKSGIPVVHICTVVPISLTVGANRIVPAIAIPHPFGDPALCAEDQLKIRKDIVKTALASLTTEVTEQTVFQVK is encoded by the coding sequence ATGAATAAAATAAAAGTAGTTCACTATATAAATCAATTCTTCGCCGGAATTGGTGGAGAAGAAAAAGCTGATATCAAACCTGAATTCAGAAATGAAATTGTAGGTCCTGGTTCAGCTCTTATGCAACAATTTGGTGAAGAAGCAGAAATCGTAGGAACAGTAATTTGTGGAGATTCTTATTTAAATGAGAATGTAGAAGAAGCTACAAAAGAAATATTAGAAATGGTAAAAGCTGCAAAGCCTGACTTATTTATCGCAGGACCTGCTTTCAACGCAGGAAGATACGGAGTAGCTTGTGGAACTATCGCAAAAGCTGTAAAAGAGGAATTAGGAATTCCTGTAGTTACTGCTATGTACATTGAGAACCCTGGTGTAGATATGTACAGAAAAGATCTTCATATTGTTTCTACAACTAACTCAGCAGCAGGAATGAGAAAGGCTATAAAGCCATTAGCAGCTCTTGCTTTAAAGTTAGGTAAGAAAGAAGTTATTGGATCTCCAGCTGAAGAAGGATACCATGTAAGAGGAGTAAGACAGAATTACTTCGCTGAAAAGGTCGGTGCTGAAAGAGCAGTAGATATGTTAGTAAATAAATTAAAAGGTGAGGAATTTGTAACTGAATATCCAATGCCATTATTTGATAATGTTGAACCTGGAAAGGCAATCAAAGACTTATCAACTGCTAAAATAGCATTAGTTACTTCTGGTGGAATGGTTCCTTCTGGAAACCCTGATAGAATTGAAGCTTCATCAGCTCAAAAATATGGTAGATATGAATTAGAAAACATGGGAGAAACTGCTCATGGAGGATTCGACCCTACATATGCTAACGACGATCCAAACGTAGTAGTTCCTACAGATGCTTTAAGACAATTTGAAGCTGAAGGAGTAATCGGATCTATCCATCCTTACTACTATTCTACAACAGGAAACGGAACTTCAGTAAAGAACTCTAAAGCGTTCGCAGCTGAATTCACAAAAGAACTAGTTGCTGCAGGAGTAGACGGAGTAATCCTAACTTCTACATGAGGAACTTGTACTCGTTGCGGTGCAACGATGGTAAAAGAAATAGAAAAAAGTGGAATACCTGTAGTACATATTTGTACTGTAGTTCCTATCTCTCTAACAGTAGGAGCTAACAGAATAGTTCCTGCAATAGCAATTCCACATCCATTTGGAGACCCTGCATTATGTGCGGAAGACCAATTGAAAATAAGAAAAGACATAGTTAAAACAGCTTTAGCTTCTTTAACTACTGAAGTTACTGAACAAACAGTATTCCAAGTTAAATAA
- the grdA gene encoding glycine/sarcosine/betaine reductase complex selenoprotein A — protein sequence MFNYENKKLIIVGDRDGVPGEAIKECAETMANVEVIFASTECFVUTAAGAMDLENQKRIKDFATEYGPENLVVILGAAEAEASGLAAETVTMGDPTFSGVLANEALGLTVFHVLEDQFKGAVDADKFEEQVGMMEMVLEVEEIVEEMNEIRGEGCKYL from the coding sequence ATGTTTAATTATGAAAATAAAAAATTGATCATCGTCGGAGATAGAGACGGTGTACCTGGAGAAGCTATAAAGGAGTGCGCTGAGACAATGGCAAACGTAGAAGTAATATTTGCTTCTACAGAATGCTTTGTCTGAACGGCTGCTGGAGCAATGGATTTAGAGAATCAAAAAAGAATTAAAGATTTCGCAACTGAATATGGACCAGAAAACTTAGTAGTTATATTAGGAGCAGCAGAGGCAGAGGCATCTGGCTTAGCTGCAGAAACAGTAACAATGGGAGACCCTACATTCTCAGGAGTACTAGCTAACGAAGCGTTAGGATTAACAGTATTCCACGTATTAGAAGATCAATTCAAAGGTGCTGTAGATGCAGACAAATTTGAAGAGCAAGTAGGAATGATGGAAATGGTATTAGAAGTAGAAGAAATCGTAGAAGAAATGAACGAAATCAGAGGAGAAGGTTGTAAATACCTTTAA
- a CDS encoding glycine/sarcosine/betaine reductase component B subunit, which produces MRLELGEINISDIKFADVSKVENGVLHVNAEEIKAIVLEDDRIIDVKLELAKPGESVRITPVKDVIEPRVKVGGKAGIFPGIISNVKTVGEGRTHVLKGSAVVTCGKIVGFQEGIIDMTGVAADYSPFSKLNNLCMVIEAKEGIESHAYEAAARMAGLKIAAHLGKLGENVTPDNIEVFETKPLLEQANEYPELPKVAYVYMLQTQGLLHDTYVYGVDAKKIVPTILYPTEVMDGAILSGNCVSACDKNTSYHHLNNPIIKNLYKQHGKEINFMGIIITNENVYLADKERSSDWTAKFTKYLGLDGVVISQEGFGNPDTDLIMNCKKVEAQGVKTVIVTDEYAGRDGSSQSLADADVAANAVITGGNANQMITLAPMDKVIGMLDYTDTLSGGFDGSLKADGTIEAEIQIITGATNELGFNKLTAKMY; this is translated from the coding sequence TTGCGTTTAGAATTAGGAGAAATTAATATTTCAGATATAAAATTTGCAGATGTCTCAAAAGTAGAAAACGGTGTTTTACATGTAAATGCGGAAGAAATTAAGGCAATTGTTTTAGAGGATGACAGAATCATTGACGTTAAACTTGAATTAGCAAAGCCTGGAGAAAGTGTTAGAATTACACCTGTTAAAGATGTAATTGAGCCTAGAGTAAAAGTTGGAGGAAAAGCTGGTATTTTCCCTGGAATTATCTCAAATGTAAAAACTGTTGGAGAAGGTAGAACTCATGTACTAAAAGGGTCTGCAGTAGTAACTTGTGGTAAAATTGTTGGATTCCAAGAAGGAATCATCGACATGACTGGTGTTGCAGCAGATTACAGTCCTTTCTCAAAGTTAAATAACTTATGTATGGTTATTGAAGCTAAAGAAGGAATCGAGTCACATGCTTATGAAGCAGCTGCTAGAATGGCTGGATTAAAAATCGCTGCACACTTAGGTAAATTAGGAGAAAACGTTACTCCTGATAATATCGAAGTATTCGAAACTAAACCTTTATTAGAGCAAGCTAACGAGTACCCTGAGTTACCAAAAGTAGCTTATGTATACATGTTACAAACTCAAGGTCTTTTACATGATACTTATGTATATGGTGTAGATGCTAAGAAAATAGTACCAACTATCTTATATCCAACTGAAGTTATGGACGGAGCTATCTTAAGTGGAAACTGTGTATCAGCTTGTGACAAAAATACAAGTTACCATCACTTAAATAACCCAATCATCAAAAACTTATACAAGCAGCATGGAAAAGAAATCAACTTCATGGGAATCATCATAACTAACGAAAACGTATACTTAGCAGATAAAGAAAGATCATCTGACTGGACAGCTAAATTTACTAAATACTTAGGATTAGATGGTGTAGTAATCTCTCAAGAAGGATTCGGAAACCCTGATACTGACTTAATCATGAACTGTAAGAAAGTAGAAGCTCAAGGTGTTAAAACAGTTATCGTTACTGACGAGTATGCTGGTAGAGATGGATCATCTCAATCATTAGCAGATGCAGACGTAGCAGCTAACGCAGTAATAACTGGTGGAAACGCTAACCAAATGATAACTTTAGCTCCAATGGACAAAGTTATCGGAATGTTAGACTACACTGATACATTATCAGGTGGATTTGACGGTTCATTAAAAGCTGACGGAACTATCGAAGCTGAGATCCAAATAATCACTGGTGCAACAAACGAATTAGGATTCAACAAATTAACAGCTAAAATGTACTAG
- the trxA gene encoding thioredoxin TrxA: protein MLIVDKGTFEEEVLNAEGYVLVDYYSDGCVPCQALLPELEVIAEKNADKAKFVKLNTSKARRMAIKQKVLGLPTITLYKGGEKVAELTKDDATAKNIENMLAENIK from the coding sequence ATGTTAATCGTAGATAAGGGAACATTCGAAGAAGAAGTACTAAATGCAGAAGGTTATGTATTAGTAGACTATTATAGTGATGGGTGTGTACCATGCCAAGCATTATTACCTGAATTAGAAGTAATAGCTGAAAAAAATGCTGATAAAGCTAAATTCGTAAAATTAAACACAAGTAAAGCAAGAAGAATGGCAATAAAGCAAAAAGTATTAGGATTACCTACAATCACTTTATATAAAGGTGGAGAAAAAGTAGCAGAATTAACAAAAGACGATGCAACAGCAAAAAACATTGAAAATATGTTAGCTGAAAACATCAAGTAG
- the trxB gene encoding thioredoxin-disulfide reductase, whose product MSKIYDLIVIGAGPAGLSAALYAGRSKLSTLVLEKSKTGGQIVITHEVANYPGSVREATGPSLIARMVEQVTEFGAEIKADDVIDVDFSGDIKIVKGDKEEYKAKSVIIATGATPRKMGCPGEAEFTGKGVSYCATCDADFFEDFEVFVIGGGDTAVEEAMYLTKFARKVTIVHRRDELRAAKSIQEKAFKNDKLAFMWDSTVEELKGDGILETAVFRNLKTGELTEYKADEEDGTFGLFAFVGYVPHSDTFKGHIEMDDWGYIKTDDEMRTNVEGVFAAGDIRPKALRQVVTATADGAIAATLAEKYMEEKF is encoded by the coding sequence ATGTCAAAAATATACGACCTTATAGTAATAGGTGCAGGACCAGCAGGATTATCTGCAGCTCTATATGCAGGAAGATCAAAATTATCTACATTAGTATTGGAAAAAAGTAAAACTGGAGGACAGATTGTTATAACTCATGAAGTAGCAAACTATCCTGGATCTGTAAGAGAAGCTACAGGACCATCTCTAATCGCTAGAATGGTAGAGCAAGTTACAGAATTCGGTGCAGAGATCAAAGCTGACGATGTAATAGATGTAGATTTTTCTGGAGACATCAAAATAGTTAAAGGTGACAAAGAAGAGTATAAAGCTAAGTCAGTTATTATAGCAACTGGAGCTACACCTAGAAAGATGGGTTGTCCTGGAGAAGCTGAATTTACTGGTAAGGGAGTTTCATATTGTGCTACATGTGACGCTGACTTCTTTGAAGATTTCGAAGTATTCGTAATCGGTGGAGGAGACACAGCTGTTGAAGAAGCAATGTATCTAACTAAATTTGCTAGAAAAGTAACTATAGTACATAGAAGAGATGAATTAAGAGCAGCTAAATCTATTCAAGAAAAGGCGTTTAAAAATGACAAGTTAGCATTTATGTGGGATTCAACAGTTGAAGAATTAAAAGGTGACGGAATATTAGAAACAGCAGTATTCAGAAACTTAAAAACTGGAGAATTAACAGAGTACAAAGCAGATGAAGAAGATGGAACATTTGGATTATTCGCATTTGTTGGTTATGTACCACATTCAGATACATTCAAAGGTCATATAGAAATGGATGACTGGGGATATATCAAAACTGACGATGAAATGAGAACAAATGTAGAAGGAGTATTTGCAGCAGGAGATATTAGACCTAAAGCACTTAGACAAGTAGTAACAGCTACTGCTGATGGAGCAATCGCAGCAACGTTAGCTGAAAAATATATGGAAGAAAAATTTTAA
- a CDS encoding GrdX family protein: MKFRIITNNPSVNLKYKDLYPMDYHEDATFLEIMEFTRSKVHIGHEILTHPLTGSIKPGETPFKSIIISEEATKLNFDSLKLIEDAIITTKKFVLRRGWTDKIIGDFKLIDCDIITSGVESITQNN, from the coding sequence ATGAAATTTAGAATAATAACTAACAATCCTTCGGTTAACTTAAAATATAAGGATCTTTACCCTATGGATTACCATGAAGATGCTACCTTTTTAGAAATAATGGAATTCACAAGATCAAAAGTTCATATTGGTCACGAAATTTTAACCCATCCATTGACAGGGAGTATCAAACCTGGGGAAACACCTTTTAAATCAATAATAATATCTGAAGAAGCTACTAAGTTAAACTTTGATTCTTTGAAACTTATCGAAGATGCTATAATAACTACTAAAAAATTTGTCTTAAGAAGAGGATGGACAGACAAAATTATAGGTGACTTCAAATTAATCGATTGCGATATCATTACTAGTGGTGTCGAAAGTATAACTCAAAATAATTAA
- a CDS encoding PTS sugar transporter subunit IIC, with the protein MEMLKGMALLLLALSCFSAFSLKAPNGQKAMSGLANAAVATFLVEALHKFISGNMLGIAFLGNVGNIVGGLGGVASGSLVMLALGINPVFALATGLALSGMGILEGFIVGYALSFLVPLIEKHLPEGVDVIVGVLVLAPLGRFIAEAVSPVVTITLNQLGEMILNASNQSPILMGLLLGGLIKVICTAPLSSMALTAILGLTGLPMGIACVACFGGCFANGITFYRLKLGSKSKAISMMLEPLTQADIVTANPVPIFSSSFVGGALAGLSAAYFNIIADAPGTASPIPGLLTPFAFNPAGTVALAMFFAMIGGIAGGFIMSTLFLAIKDKKESKSMIQA; encoded by the coding sequence ATGGAAATGTTAAAAGGAATGGCACTACTATTATTGGCACTATCATGTTTTTCAGCGTTCAGTCTTAAAGCACCAAATGGTCAAAAAGCCATGAGTGGTTTAGCAAATGCTGCAGTCGCTACTTTTTTAGTCGAAGCTTTACACAAATTTATTTCAGGAAATATGCTTGGTATTGCTTTTTTAGGTAATGTAGGTAACATCGTAGGTGGTCTAGGAGGTGTAGCATCAGGAAGTTTGGTTATGTTAGCTCTTGGTATTAATCCTGTGTTTGCTCTTGCTACTGGTCTCGCACTTTCTGGAATGGGAATTTTAGAAGGATTTATCGTAGGATATGCCCTTTCGTTCTTAGTTCCACTTATAGAAAAACACTTACCTGAAGGAGTAGACGTTATTGTCGGCGTACTTGTTTTAGCTCCTCTAGGAAGATTTATCGCAGAAGCAGTTTCACCTGTTGTTACTATTACTCTTAATCAATTAGGAGAAATGATATTAAACGCTTCAAATCAATCTCCAATACTTATGGGACTTCTTTTAGGAGGGCTTATTAAGGTTATTTGTACAGCTCCTCTAAGTTCCATGGCTCTTACAGCTATCTTAGGTTTAACAGGACTACCTATGGGAATAGCGTGTGTGGCTTGTTTCGGTGGTTGTTTTGCAAACGGTATAACATTCTACAGACTTAAATTAGGAAGTAAAAGTAAAGCTATCTCAATGATGTTAGAACCTCTCACACAAGCGGATATAGTTACAGCTAACCCAGTTCCTATATTCAGTTCCAGTTTTGTTGGTGGAGCTCTTGCAGGTTTATCTGCTGCATATTTTAATATTATTGCTGATGCTCCTGGAACTGCATCTCCTATTCCTGGTTTACTCACTCCATTTGCATTTAATCCAGCTGGAACTGTTGCGTTAGCTATGTTCTTTGCGATGATCGGTGGTATAGCTGGTGGATTTATAATGTCGACACTCTTCCTTGCAATTAAAGACAAGAAAGAATCAAAAAGTATGATACAGGCATAG